TTCAGTCCTTTTGGAGAGCAGATTAAATGTCAAATGGAACCAGAGTTCACTCGACCGAGATCGCCTCGCCAGGTTGTGCGATAACCACATTGAACAGGGACATCAAGCCATTGGCACGCTCCGCCAAATCCGATCCTTCCCCATGGACGAGAACTACAGTAGTACCTGTGCTTTGCTTGGAAAGCCAATGATCGATCTCGGATGCATCGCCATGTCCTGAGAAGCAACCATAGGTCTTTACGTCTGCAGCAACTTCAAACTTCTTTCCACCGACAAAGACACTGCGGCTTCCACTCCTCAACTTTCCTCCTGGCGTACCAGGATCCTGATATCCAACAAGAAAGACCGTCGTGCTTGGGTCTTGAAGAACGGGGGCAATACGCGCCGAATAGGCTGTGTCCATCATCCCGCTTGTGCTGATCACGATTGCGGGTCCCTTCAACGGGCCCTTGGGAAGCCGTTCCTTTAGACCTAATGGCCTAAATGCATTCCTGTTGCGCTCAACAGCATCGTTAAACCAGCCCTCCGTTTGGTTGGTTTGATAGAGGCTTGTGATGTTCGCCGCCGAAGGCGATGGAATGAAGATGGGAATCTGCCCGGAAATCAAACCTTCCTCCTGAGCCAATGTAAGCTCATAGAGAATCTTCTGTGTTCTGTCCAGGGCGAAGGCAGGGATCCACGCTACGCCACCACCGCGCAGTGTCTCCGCAACATCTGACCGGAATACCTCGTGCTGGTCAATTGTATCAGGATCGCGCGTGAAGTTGCCGTAGGTTGCTTCCACGAAAACCGCATCCGCCTCCGGCGCTGGGCTCGGGCCGGGTGCCAGCAAGGAAATCTCGTTCCCGAGATCCCCTGAAAAAAGAATCCGTTTGGCAGGGCCTTCAACTACAGACTCGATCAGGGCACTTGCCGAGCCTGGAATGTGTCCGGCCCGCAGAAACCGAAGTGTCGTATTGCTGTCTAACTGGATGTCTCTTTCGAATGGAAAAGTTCGCACCAGAGACAAGATCGCATCGACTTCCATTTGAGAGCACATTCTGCAGGGAGAAACCACAACCTTGCGACCGTCCAGGTTGGCCAGATACCCCCTGAGTTCCTTCAGGCTACTGGTGCGCGTTGCCAGATTTCGCTGAGAGATCTTCTGGGCATATCTGCAGCTTGGATGCCAGTGTGGCTTGATAACAACTCTGGGAGCCCTCTTTCTGAAACCGAAGGTGGACCACGCCCAATTGCGGACCCTATTGGCATCGTACCGCACTTGCATATCGAGCATCACCGAGGCCAGTGTTGCAGTACCCTGCGTTGTCAGGATTGAACCCTGAAATCCTTTCCGAACGAGAAGTGGAGTGCGACCAATGTGATCGAGATGGGCGTGAGTCCAGATCAGGTATTGGCACTGACTCGCCAACTCTGGGATGATGTTGTTCTTTTTAGATGCTCGCTCGGCTCTCTTTTCTGCGGTTCCGCTACCGTGAGGATAGTATGCACCACAATCGACCATGATCTGAGTCTGCCCCAAGTCTACGATCGACAATGAACCTGAAACCTCGCCGGCACCACCGAATACCCGCACAACAGGATCACGGACATCGGGCACACTGCCCTGGCACAAGACAAGCGCTACCACCAAGGCTATCAGCACAAAGAGCCCGAGAAAGTATTTCATATGTCGGTCCTCCTGCTCAGATGGCCCAGCATTGTTTCAGTGCAACAATGATTGTGATACCACACGAGAGCCCTGGCAACATGTATCGATCATGCCATAGAGACAAACGCATCGCCCCCCCCTGTAAGCCCCCCTACACCCGCCGACCCGCTCCTGTGCTATAATTGACGCCACGAGTGTCGCCACGAGCGCCCCGCCCCGAGTGTCCTACAGAGAACCCCCACTCTCTCAGCAAAGGAAGCTATGAAATCCGGAACCCCTTTTCTTCTGGTCCTGCTCTTTGCAACTCCCGCACTGGCCGACTATCCTCAGGACAGCCATCCACTTTTCACGGAAGACGCTGTACACGAGATCCATCTGACCTTCCCCCAGGAGGGCTGGTGGGATTCGCTTACCGTCAACTTTGAAGACCATATCGACGACCCGCTCTTTATGTCCTGCGAGTTTGACTGGGAGGGCGTCCACTACGACTCCATCGGCGTGCGCTTCAAGGGAAACAGCAGTTACTGGAGCTACTACGGCGAGAAGAAGTCCTTCAAGCTGGATCTCAACGAGTACATCGACAACCAGAACATCGAGGGCATTGAGAAGCTCTACCTGAACAATGCCTTCAAGGATCCTTCCTTTACTCGTGAAAAGTGCTTTGCGGAGTTGGGTGCTTCGATCGGCATGCCCATGATCCGGGCAAACTATGCGGCCCTCTACATCAATGGCGAGTACTGGGGTCTCTACGACCTCATTGAAGGCGTGAACAACGAGTTCATCGAAAGCCGCTTTGGTTTCAGCGAAGACGGGAACCTCTTCAAGGGAGACCCCCATGGAGATCTCCAGTGGCGCGGTCCCAACGAGAGTGACTACTACGACCACTACGAACTGAAATCCAATGAGGAAGAGAACGACTGGTCGCAACTGGTCGATCTGGTCAATGTCCTCGACAACATCCCCCAGTCAGAAATCCCCGATTCACTTCCCTCCCGCCTGGATCTGGGAAGCGCGCTCGGGATGCTGGCCCTGAACATCCTGACCGTCAACCTCGACAGCTATTCGGGAAGCGGGCACAACTTCTACTTCTATGATCGGGACAGCGACGGTCGCTTTGTCTTCATCCCCTGGGATGCCAACGAGGCCTGGGGCTGTTTCAGCATGGGTATGCCCATCTCCCAGCTCAAGAACCTCGGCCCTCTCTGGCTCAGTTATCCGGGGCACAGCCGTCCTCTGGGCTTCAAACTGTATGGGGAGCCGGAGTATCGGGAGCTTTTCTTCGGCTATCTTCGCTCGATGATGGACGGCTACGCCAACCCGGACAGTCTTGTTGCCCGCATGGAAGAACTGCGCGATCTCGTGCGTCCCTGGGTCTACGCCGACACGAAGATGGTCTACACGACCGCGCATTTTGAGAACGCCATGAGCGTGGATCTCACCGGAGGGCCGGGCGGAGGGATTCCCGGGCTGGAGCCTTTCATCCGGGATCGCCATGACCACCTGCTCGGCATTCTGGGAAGTGCCAGCGCTCCCGCTGACCTTGTGCTCAATGAGCTGATGGCCGACAACGCCACGACCCTGGCCGACGAGTTCGGGGGCTACGACGACTGGCTGGAAATCACGAACAGGGGAGATGCTGCCCTGAATCTGGCAGGGATGAGCCTGACGGACGATCTCTACAGCCCCGATGCCTTTGTCTTCCCCGACACCAGTCTTGCCCCCGGCGAGTACCTGCTTGTCTGGTGCGATGATGAAAGCGTACAGGGACCACTGCATGCGGACTTCAAGCTCTCCGCTGACGGCGAGTGCGTGTATCTCCTCTCAGACGGTGAGATTGTAGACGAAACCGGCTTCGATCCCCTGGCCGAAGACCTCAGTTGGGGACGCTGGCCCGACGCTAGCGGTGACTGGATGATTCTGGGAGCCGCTACGCCGGGCGCGGAGAACGAGAACCCCGAAGAGCCGGAAGAGATCCTGCTTTACATCAACGAGTTCGTCGCCCTCAACAACACTGGCATTCAGGACGAGATGGGTTCCTACGAAGACTGGCTGGAGATCTACAATCCGGGTGTGGAGGCTATCGAGCTGGGTGGTCTCTATCTGACGGACGACCTTTTGCAGACGACCATGTGGGCCATTCCGGATACCAGCATCGCCGCCGGGGGCTTTCTGGTCATCTGGTGCGACAACGATGAAAGCGACGGTCCCCTTCACACGAACTTCAAGCTCTCGGGTGGAGGCGAAGAGGTCGGCCTCTTCGGGCGTGTAGCCGCAGGCAATGACTTGATCGACAGCTATGTCTTCGGCGCACAATCGGCCGATGTCAGCGAGGGTCGTGAGAGCGACGGCGGCGAGCCATGGGTCTTCTTCAGCGAACCCACCCCGGGCGCAAGCAATGGGTCCACCGCCGCCGGAGACACTCCTGCCCTTTTCTCCCTGGGATTCAACTACCCGAACCCCTTCAATCCCTCGACCACGATCCGCTATCAGCTTCCGCATGCAGGCGAAGCAAGCCTGCGGGTCTTCGACTTGCAGGGAAGGCTTGTGAGGGATCTGCTCGACGGCTTCCAGGAAGCGGGAGACCACTCCCTCCTCTGGGACGGGCGGGATGAAAAGGGAAGGGCTGTGGGAAGCGGCATCTACTTCAGCCGTCTGCGCTTTGAGGGAAGTCAGCAGAGTCGGAAGATGCTGCTTATGAAATAGCATGTGGTTCAATGCAGTCCATAAAGAAACCCGCCTCCGTGGAGGCGGGTTTTTCATGGTAGCCCATAGGGGAATCGAACCCCTGTTACCGGGTCGAGAACCCGGCGTCCTAACCGCTAGACGAATGGGCCATAAGCGCGGTGGTTTCGACATGCGACCTGCCGCGAAGTCACTGAACGAGCCAGAGACTTCTCTCACCGAAATGGTTGCCCCGCAAGGATTCGAACCTCGATCAACGATACCAGAAACCGTTGTCCTGCCGTTAGACGACGGGGCAATGCAGGCAGGAAACTAGCAGGATCGGGGGCGCTTCGCAAGACCCTCGCCTTACTTTCGCCAAGCCTGCTTTCGAAGGCGCGCAATCACGATCTCTTGCCCCAGAATCTCGCAGAGCCCGAAGAGGTCGGGGCTTCTTCTGCGACCGGTCAAAGCGACCCGAAGGGGATGGATGAGATCCGCAGCACCGAGACCCATGGACTCGGCCAAAGAGCGAAGGGAAGCCTCGAGTTCCGAAGACGAAAACTCGCCCAGTTTTTCCCAGGAGTCAGCAAGGGCCTGCAAACGGGCCTCGGAATCTGAGGAAAGATGCTCCTCGACGGCTTCGGAATCGTAATCGGGAAACTCCGCAAAGAAATGAGACGCACCCAAATCCAAAGCATCGGCATAGCTCTTCAGGCGATTGCCGAAGAGTTTCACAATCCTCGCCAGTCGCTCGCGCACTTTCTCCAGCGGGGGAAGCTCCAGACCGGAAGAAAGGAGATGCTCGTAACAGCCCTCCACCTTGGCTTTGGGGTCCAGTCGTTTGAAATGCTCGCCGCTTAGCCAGGCGAGTTTCTCGGGATCAAAAACCGAGGGATTAGAACCGACACGCTTCAGACTGAAAGCATCGACCAGTTTCTTCGCGCTAAAGAACTCGGTCTTGCCGTCCAGGCTCCATCCAAGGAGCGCCAGGTAGTTCATCATGCCCTCGGGGAGAATCCCCTGCCCGGCAAAGTCGCCCAGACTCGTCGCCCCATGACGCTTCGAAAGACGACTCTTGTCTTCCCCGAGAATCATCGGCAGGTGCGCAAACTTCGGAATACGATAGCCGAGAGCTTCGTAGAGCATCAGGTGGCGAGGCGTGTTGCTGATATGATCATCGCCCCGAACCACATGGCTGATCTCCATCGCATGGTCATCGACCACCACGGCAAAATTGTAGGAAGGAAGACCGTCGCTCTTGATGATGACGAAGTCCTCGAAGAGCTCATTCTGAAACTCCATCTTGCCACGGATCTGGTCATAGAGAAGGGTCTCGCCCTCCTTCGGCGCACGGAACCTCAGGGCATGGGGGCGGCCCTCCTTCAAAAAGGCCTGCCGCTCGCCGGGGGCAAGTCGAGCGCAGTGGCCATTGTAGGCGGATTCGTCGCGATGCTTTTCCAGTTCAGCTTCATTACAAAAACAGGGATAGGCACGGTCATCGGCCAGGAGTCTCTCTGCTTCTGTCTGGTAAAGCTCCCGGCGTTCGCTTTGAAAGTAAGGCCCGTACTCGCCTCCCTTGTCCGGGCCTTCATCCCAGTCCAGCCCCAGCCAGCGCAGAC
Above is a window of Candidatus Krumholzibacteriia bacterium DNA encoding:
- the gltX gene encoding glutamate--tRNA ligase, translated to MSIRLRFAPSPTGFLHVGGARTALYNWLYARKTGGKFILRIEDTDAERSSADMVTAILDGLRWLGLDWDEGPDKGGEYGPYFQSERRELYQTEAERLLADDRAYPCFCNEAELEKHRDESAYNGHCARLAPGERQAFLKEGRPHALRFRAPKEGETLLYDQIRGKMEFQNELFEDFVIIKSDGLPSYNFAVVVDDHAMEISHVVRGDDHISNTPRHLMLYEALGYRIPKFAHLPMILGEDKSRLSKRHGATSLGDFAGQGILPEGMMNYLALLGWSLDGKTEFFSAKKLVDAFSLKRVGSNPSVFDPEKLAWLSGEHFKRLDPKAKVEGCYEHLLSSGLELPPLEKVRERLARIVKLFGNRLKSYADALDLGASHFFAEFPDYDSEAVEEHLSSDSEARLQALADSWEKLGEFSSSELEASLRSLAESMGLGAADLIHPLRVALTGRRRSPDLFGLCEILGQEIVIARLRKQAWRK
- a CDS encoding MBL fold metallo-hydrolase; translation: MKYFLGLFVLIALVVALVLCQGSVPDVRDPVVRVFGGAGEVSGSLSIVDLGQTQIMVDCGAYYPHGSGTAEKRAERASKKNNIIPELASQCQYLIWTHAHLDHIGRTPLLVRKGFQGSILTTQGTATLASVMLDMQVRYDANRVRNWAWSTFGFRKRAPRVVIKPHWHPSCRYAQKISQRNLATRTSSLKELRGYLANLDGRKVVVSPCRMCSQMEVDAILSLVRTFPFERDIQLDSNTTLRFLRAGHIPGSASALIESVVEGPAKRILFSGDLGNEISLLAPGPSPAPEADAVFVEATYGNFTRDPDTIDQHEVFRSDVAETLRGGGVAWIPAFALDRTQKILYELTLAQEEGLISGQIPIFIPSPSAANITSLYQTNQTEGWFNDAVERNRNAFRPLGLKERLPKGPLKGPAIVISTSGMMDTAYSARIAPVLQDPSTTVFLVGYQDPGTPGGKLRSGSRSVFVGGKKFEVAADVKTYGCFSGHGDASEIDHWLSKQSTGTTVVLVHGEGSDLAERANGLMSLFNVVIAQPGEAISVE
- a CDS encoding CotH kinase family protein, translated to MKSGTPFLLVLLFATPALADYPQDSHPLFTEDAVHEIHLTFPQEGWWDSLTVNFEDHIDDPLFMSCEFDWEGVHYDSIGVRFKGNSSYWSYYGEKKSFKLDLNEYIDNQNIEGIEKLYLNNAFKDPSFTREKCFAELGASIGMPMIRANYAALYINGEYWGLYDLIEGVNNEFIESRFGFSEDGNLFKGDPHGDLQWRGPNESDYYDHYELKSNEEENDWSQLVDLVNVLDNIPQSEIPDSLPSRLDLGSALGMLALNILTVNLDSYSGSGHNFYFYDRDSDGRFVFIPWDANEAWGCFSMGMPISQLKNLGPLWLSYPGHSRPLGFKLYGEPEYRELFFGYLRSMMDGYANPDSLVARMEELRDLVRPWVYADTKMVYTTAHFENAMSVDLTGGPGGGIPGLEPFIRDRHDHLLGILGSASAPADLVLNELMADNATTLADEFGGYDDWLEITNRGDAALNLAGMSLTDDLYSPDAFVFPDTSLAPGEYLLVWCDDESVQGPLHADFKLSADGECVYLLSDGEIVDETGFDPLAEDLSWGRWPDASGDWMILGAATPGAENENPEEPEEILLYINEFVALNNTGIQDEMGSYEDWLEIYNPGVEAIELGGLYLTDDLLQTTMWAIPDTSIAAGGFLVIWCDNDESDGPLHTNFKLSGGGEEVGLFGRVAAGNDLIDSYVFGAQSADVSEGRESDGGEPWVFFSEPTPGASNGSTAAGDTPALFSLGFNYPNPFNPSTTIRYQLPHAGEASLRVFDLQGRLVRDLLDGFQEAGDHSLLWDGRDEKGRAVGSGIYFSRLRFEGSQQSRKMLLMK